In Megalobrama amblycephala isolate DHTTF-2021 linkage group LG9, ASM1881202v1, whole genome shotgun sequence, the sequence ttagtagttgtgttggTTTACtcttatctttttgttaataaaattaatgtgTCTTGTGTTGATTAATACAGaagaggctctacaagttaATGATATCTCataaatccttcagattggtcagatttacataattttattcattcaacagtcatctttgattgttattttactgtcaagaTGTAATTCCTTAGCTGGTGCCTCGAGGTAAAAGGAGTAAGTGGTCATCTCATCTGACACTTTTACACTCACCTTAAGTTACATGACCAAAGCTCACAATATTAATTTGGTGCCACCTGTGAAACTTCTATGTAAACAGGTGCCTTGTGAGAGAGAAAGCAAAATCATTACACCCTCAGTAATCAGAATCAGATGCAGCATAACTGTTCGTGAGGTAGATTGTCTGGTGCACAGTGTTCTATATTGCCAGCCAGACTGCAAAGGTTTAAAGAGAAGAAGGCTTGGATGTAAGGGATCTAGAGTTATTTCCTCACTCTGGATGTATACAGTTCTTGGAGGATTGGTAGGGGAAGGGAGCACCAAAAGTCCTTTCAGTAGTCCGAACTGTCCTTTGTTGTCTTGGTAGCTGAGCCAAAACAGACAGTTATTGAAGTTCAGAGGACAGCCTCAATGACTGCTGAGTAGCTGCATCAGAAGTGCCTGTGGCAAATTGAACTATCATCTCCACTGTTTTGAGCTTGTTCAGTACCAGGTTGCTATtactgcaccagacagccagctgttcagCCTCTTCAGCACCTCTATAATTCATGATAAGGGTCTGTCCTCATGCAGACTTTGCACTAGAAAACTTTTCTGCTTACGTGACATATTTCTGGTATTTGGCAAATGGCATGAACATGTGTAGAACTTTTACTTGATTACCTAATGGGAAACACTTGTGTTGTAAAAATACAGACCTTTATTTACACAAAATCTTCTGAATGTCTGTTCAGTAGTTTGTATGTGACAGATGAGTTTTTTTAGTAAATGTGCACaaccccccccccacacacacacgttttcttacacagacaaaataaaaaataaaatggaaagtTTTCCTCAACATTTCGGGGCACAGTGTATGATGAATGATGGAATACGCTTAGCCTCAAGTGCTCCTAAGTGTGCATAGTGTGCATACTTCCTGTTGAATCCACATGCTCTCAAGTGTCCAAGATCAGAATGGAATGGGATTTTGTtgagggaaccagggtgatgctaACTTCTGGGTAAGCCTACAAAAATACGTAATCACTGCAGCACTCTATTGGGACAGGCCCTAATGATGGACAACTAGGAAGTGTCTTACCCTTACGAAAATTAACCATTatagtaaaaccatgtttttttggCAGATTGAAAACCacagttttactacaaataccatGGTTAAACTATGGTTATACTATAGTGtagcaaaaccatggttaatttgtggTTACTTTAGTTTAACTACTATAAccatatatacacagtacagtccaaaagtttggaaccaataagatttttaatgtttttaaaagaagtttcgtctgctcaccaaggctacatttatttaattaaaaatacagtaaaaaacagtaatattgtgaaatattattacaatttaaaataactgtgtactatttaaatatatttgacaaagtaatttattcctgtgatgtaaagctgaattttcagcatcgttactccagtcttcagtgtcacatgatccttcagaaatcattctaatatgctgatttgctgctcaataaacatttatgattattttcaatgttgaaaacagttgtgtacttttttttcaggattccttgatgaatagaaagttcaaaagaacagcatttatctgaaatacaaagcttctgtagcattatacactaccgttcaaaagtttggggtcagtaagaatttttattttttatttttttgaaaagaaattaaagaaatgaatacttttattcagcaaggatgcattaaatcaatcaaaagtggcagtaaagacatttataatgttacaaaagaatagatttcagataaacactgttcttttgaactttctattcatcaaataatcctgaaaaaaaatattgtacacaaatattttgtacaattgtacacattaaatgtttcttgagcagcagatcagcatattagaatgatttctgaaggatcatgtgacactgaagactggagtaatgatgttgaaaattcagctttgccatcacaggaataaattattttgtgaaatatattcaaatagaaaacagttattttaaattgtaataatatttcacaatattactgtttttactgtatttttaatgaaataaatgtagctttggtgaggagacgaaacttcttttaaaaacattaaaaatcttagtggttccaaacttttggactgtactgtatatatatatatatatatataatgtttttttttttttttgggggggggggggggggttatttGTATTAAAGCAATGATTAATTTTCATAAgggtatttttttaattgtaatattaatctATTTTATaggctaattaaaaatataacaaacttatttttgtgaaatgtttttcttgaaaAGTAATAAATGCCACttgattcatattttattatctaCTCGTAATGACATTCATCCACAAAGTGTGGCTTAAATTTGTAGACATTTTTTGAGGCAACTGTACAggaaagcttttattttgaaagccATTAAACTTGTCGGACTCATGAGTTGCTTCTGATAGCATTCTTCACAACACTGATGCAAAAAAGATCTGGGGTAACGTCAGAGCAGCTCAATTTCAGTAAACTTTAAGACGTTTAAGTGTTTTTACTCAGTAAGTAtgcagttgttgttgttgttgttttgttagcCATTGCAAGCTATATTTTATGAATTTCAGAGCACAACGTATTAATTACCACTGGAAATTCATAAATACATTCGAAATATTTCttcttatcattattatttaaattaaaacaatagttGAGATTGACATCAAAATACGTTTTTgttcaatacatttttaaacaacagttaTGTGTCCTGTTTTATAGTTGTAGAGCAGAGTCTCCCTGCCCTTCTACTCAGATAGTGGGAATGATTTTGTCAGCAGTTACAGAGTTGGGAGGAGTTTCTTTTCCTCTCTGTAAGACAAAACTCTTTATTACACGTCAATCCACCTTTCCTTTAGGTCAGTTCTTCTGTCACTGAATGATTGGATCACTGTGCAGCAATGTCTTACCTTCCAACTCTCTTCAAATACGTCGATGAGCACCAGGACCAGTATGTTGAGGTATTGAGACTTTcttttatattatactacactgtgttatattatatagccaAAACTGGAAAATGTGTCTACATTAAGCTAAAATagtttagattttttatttttttatttattgttttcttttttattcctATACTTCCATATGTTATTCCAGATTTTGTATGACTTTACTATAATTTGGACAATGagaaaattattttctaatggaaaattttgtgttttttgaagCGCCTGGCAGAATGGGTTGCTGTACAGAGTGTGTCTGCCTGGCCAGAGAAACGAGGAGAAATCAAGAAAATGATGGAGATGGCAGCCAAGGATATTGAGAGACTTGGGGGAACTGTGGAGATGGCTGACATCGGCATGCAGAAGGTGTGTTTTCTTAAATTTACAGTTAATATAAATCTTTCGCCATGAAGTCAGAtttggaatttttattttaatgtctgGCTTTAGAATAAATTGTTACTGATAATAGCTTTTAGCTCCAACAATACAAGCTGCTTCCTGCTTTGAGATTTTTGTGGTTGACCATCTGACTGCATGTCACAAGACTGCAGTTGTGTAGCTATACTTTGAATGTCATAAACTCAAATCAAGTAGTGAAAGTGAAATTTATTTCCATTAATGAGTTGTTCAACACAAATTTTGGTCATTATTTGCTCACTCTTATGTTGCtcaaattataattattgtgAAAATGCAATGAAACATTCCAAATTGTGTGAACATATTTTTTGGCCAGGCTATCATACAAAGAAATTgtaaacacatgcaaaaacaagagagaaccaacaaaatataattaactgattatgttgtagtcattgtatgctttttcctgtgagctgtagtttttttttagtttattttaaaatatttaaaaatataaaatacatattttgatggttgaatcaaacttgtagggtcattaaaaacaaacccCCATACCAATTTCCTTCCGGACATCACTtatggccactactgtatataaaatgactaaaaaataaacatgtaaaatgtataataaaacatttaataaatattttgaaaataaataaagttaaaaaagacaTCATTTTAAACTCATGGATTCCCTTTTCTGGTTTTAATTTAGTTGCCAAGTGGAGAAGAGATCCCTCTTCCTCCAATAGTTCTGGGCAGACTTGGCTCAGACCCAGGCAAGAAGACCGTGTGCATTTACGGACACTTGGATGTGCAGCCAGCCAACATTGAGGATGGCTGGGACTCACCGCCCTTCACTCTGGTGGAGAAAGATGGTATGAGTGTGCATGCACaagtgatcttttttttttttttttttaaactgtgtaCAGTAGCAGTCTCTTGGGATTGAGGATACTGATGCTAACTCAATTTATTAATGAAGCCTCTGAGTGTATTGAAGAAACCTGTTTAGACCAAATGAGGTTCTTCAATTGATTTGCTTTTTGTGCAATACTCTGCAAGCAGTGCTCCCTCCAGGTAATATTTCACATTCAATTTGGCTAAAATTAGTCACCActagcatttttttaaacaactttttttGTCCTGCTTGCATGTGGCTGTTGACACAAAAAAGGAAGAAATCTCACCGACTCAGCATGTTACATTTGTGTCCCTCCAGCCCGAAGAGATTTCAAGACAAATCCTATTGTCTCTTTTTGCTGAGATAGATCTGACGCTTGAGCTTAGCCTTGCGACTTGTCAGCTGATTCCcgtagagttttttttttttttttttttttttttttttttttaaactgggacaaataaatattcatcttaaaccaattaattttttttacgtATTATTAAAAACAGTTAATTAGTTGGTTGTTTATATAGTGCAATCATATATTTTCTccttaatcaatatttttttctgacaccaATTCTGAAATTTCACAACTAGGTTCTAATTTTAAAATGCTCTAAAATGAAAGTCAGGGTCAGCCAAATCATCATGTTTTTGTCTAGTTATTGCCTAGTAATCTTTCACAATTGGCATGAAGTTATAGTTTTGTAAATTAATAACAAGGCCACGCATCTGTAAGGGctttttatgtacttttatATCTATTGTAAAACTCTTGCTGAATTGAGATTGTAGATGGAAATGCATTATAATCATTACGCTTTACGGCATTTTATTTGACTGTGGCACATGCTTCATTTAATTGTGTTGTAGGTAAAATGTACGGACGTGGATCTACCGATGATAAAGGCCCTGTACTGGCCTGGTTCAACATCATTGAGTCCTATCAGAAGATTGGGCAGGTGCAAAcactatttttttctgcaaaTGATACTGTCTGCTTACTTATTAATCCTGTAACACCTGTGCAAAGTCCTCATGCATTGCAAGCAGTATGACAGTATCAGTGGATAAAGATGTCAGTTGCAAGAATTTTAACTTTGCTTGCATTACTTCATCTTGTCAATATATCTTTTTTGAACAAGACAGAAAGTGATTGAAATTGCAGTTGCATGTGCACCTAGTATGACTGAAACTGTGAGAAACAACAGAACGATGCATATCATTGTGTTAAAAATCAATTCACTTTGCATACAGTATTTTGCTTATCCATTACCTCAGTTTCTCAATCATTATCACCTGAGTGAACTCACTGGTTTTAAAGTTCCTCAATTACAGATGTGAATTGAGATCAGAACAGTTTAAAGGTTGTTTTGTGATCTTTGATCATTTTAAAGGCTTGTGTCAAGCTGATTTAATTAGATCTAATTTAATTAACTGTAAGGTAAATTGTAAACTAATGCACTGTTTCTATAGTGTAAAAAGTTTGGATACACCTACTTAACCTTTTTGTTCGTACTGTTCATGTTTTAGTATAATAATATGTTTGGTTTAAGAGATATTTTCACAATTTATATCGATAGATTTATATTGACTGCAAAAATCACCATATAATGTGAAACCTCACGTTTAATGGATTTTTTCCACTAAAACCTACATTTACTTTATCACAGGATCTGCCCATCAATATAAAGTTCTGCTTTGAGGGAATGGAGGAGTCTGGATCAGAGGGATTAGACGATCTGGTTTTCTCTCGCAAAGATACTTTTTTTAAGGATGTGGACTATGTCTGCATTTCTGATAACTACTGGCTGGGGAAGACCAAGCCCTGCATTACCTACGGCCTGAGAGGAATCTGCTACTTCTTTATTGAGGTAGGAGTTAATGAGTTACTTTAATATCAAAAGATTTCTAGCAGTTGTGCTTAGTTaaggttttatatatatgtatatatacaccgatcaggcattatgaccactgacaggtgaagtgaatgaCACTGATCTCTTCATCACGgtacctgttagtgggtgggatatgttacgcagcaagtgaacattttgtcctcaaagttgatgtcttagaagcaggaaaaacaaggggccaaattgtgatggctagatgagtcagagcatctccaaaactgcagctcttgtggggtgttcttGGTCTGCAggggtcagtatctatcaaaagtggtccaagaatgaacagtggtgaaccggcaacAGGGTCacgggcggccaaggctcattgatgcacatggGGAGCAAAGACTGGATCCCTAtccctgccatccatgtggatgttactttgacacgtaccacctaccttttgtggaaacagtgttCCATgatggctgtggcctctttcagcaggataatgcgccctgccacaaagcaaaaatggttcaagAATGGTTTGAAGAGCataacaatgagtttgaggtgttgacttggcctccaaattccccagatctcaatccaatcgagcatctgtgggatgtgctgaacaaacaagtctgatccatggaggccccacagtGCTACTTACAAGACTTAAAgaatctgctgctaacatcttgttGCCAGATACCACAACACACCTaatggagtccatgcctcgattaggtcagggctgttttggcagcaaaagggggaccgacacaatattaggaaggtggtcataatgttatgcctgatgtatatttatacatttgaaaacagaaaatgtttattattaattcacagtttttggagcCAACACTAGGCCAAGTAGGCACAGTTAACATCTTAACATAATGGCTGATTACTGCCTGATTAATCTGCCCATCTCACATTTCAGTTTATCACTATTCATAATCGTACTTAAAGAAAAGAACAAAGGCAAAGATTTGAGAGTTTTCTCATGGCTCAGAAACAACATTTACGTTTTCAGATGGAATGCTGTGATAAAGATCTTCACTCTGGCGTGTTTGGAGGATCCGTTCATGAGGCCATGACTGACCTCATAGCTCTGATGGGTGAGACTGATACATACACATTCCTTTGGTGGAAATAGGATCAGTAGGTTGGTCATAAAAATATTCAGGATGACAGGGATTTCCTAGATTGATATCTTTCTTCTGTTGTTGACATACTAACATTACCTGTCAGCTTAGAGCAGTTGGCAATAATTTCCTCTAGATCAGCTCACCTCACAATTtcactttattatttttgctaTGCTGAAAAGTATATTAAGTATGTTGTATTTTTAGGCACTTTGGTGGATAACAAGGGGAAAATTCTGGTACCAGGGCTATACGACCATGTGGCTAAATTGACTGATGAAGAGAAGAAGCTTTATGAAAAGATTGAGTTTGACATGGAAGAATACGCCAAAGATGTTGGAGCAGGCAAACTACTGCATGACAGCAAAGTAAATCACCCCTCATTTTCCACATTTTCAGTGTCCGTTGATGTAATATTTATGTTTCTGTTCATTTAAATCAGggttattttcattaactaaaactaaaacctttaaaaatggccttacttgaaataaaatgaacattatctgaaataaaaaaaaaataaaaaaatagtgagCTAGTTGCCAAGGATCTAAAAAAATGCCTCATTTAATCAGGCTGCCTGACCTTTCTGTAAAGTTTTATGTTCAGTGAtgtgtataataatatattggTTTGTCTGTGCAGGAGCAAATTCTGATGCATCGTTGGAGATACCCATCCCTGTCTCTGCATGGCATAGAGGGAGCGTTCTCCGAGTCTGGGGCCAAAACTGTTATCCCCCGCAAGGTCATTGGCAAGTTCTCCATCCGCCTTGTCCCTGACATGGATCCCAAAGTGGTGGAGAAACAGGTTTGAAGctattttatcttatttaatGCTCTACCACTTACATTGAGTCATCTGCATGCTTTACAAACATGCTTGTTGTGCTGCAGATGTACTTGTGCTGATATGTTCTGCTTATCTCACAGGTAATAACTCACTTGGAGAGCAAGTTTGCAGAATTGAAAAGTCCCAACAAACTGAAAGTGTACATGGGACATGGAGCCAAGGCCTGGGTGTCTGACTTTAACCACCCTCACTACATGGCTGGCAGAAAGGCCATGAAGACTGGTAAGACACAATATACGGTATAACTGTAGAAACAAGATTGCTGATCTTATTCTAGTCTATGTTGACATGAAGTGACTAAAAGTTCACATGTATACGGTGTGATATTCTATATTCAattttaatctgttttattttattttacttttacttgTTTCATAATTAAGTATGTTGCTTTAATGAGCCCCTGGTAATTGATATACTACTTGTATTTTTTGAAAacttgtaatttttaaaattaatttgtgaAATTAATGAAGGgaaaaatgtgatttaaaaaaaacataaaagaatGGACAATGATGTCCAGTTGCAGCACCTAAATCACAGTTCATAtcttacaaatacattttatactcatttttatattgatttaaaaacaaacaaacatggatATTCAAATGCATCAGCAACCCATGCATGATATTTGTTGGTACTTCTGAAAAGGTGATGTTTTTGCCTTGTGTCTGTTATGTCAAACCAACAATGAAGCTATTTTTTCCTCCAAACACAATTTATTTGTGGTCTAACATTATTCTGTACCTGTCGCTGGTGTTAGTGTTTGGCGTGGAGCCTGACCTGACCCGTGAGGGAGGAAGTATCCCAGTGACTCTAACCTTCCAAGAAGCAACCGGCCAGAATGTCATGCTGCTGCCTGTCGGTTCCTCTGATGATGGAGCTCACTCACAGAACGAGAAACTCAATAGGTGATGTTTACGCATAGCTATGACAAACATCTCGTTATCGAAGTCTGTCTGCATATGATACTGCGTATGATAGGAAGTGTCACCTCTGTAATCATCTGATTGCTCTCATAGGCCAACTTTATTTATGCAGAACTCATTATCTGACAGATGCTTGAAAATGTTAATGGCAACCTCTTTTTTTTGCCTTGACAGATCCAACTATATTCAGGGCACCAAGATGTTGGGAGCTTACTTCTATGAAGTGTCTCAACTTAGCTAACTGGAACTTCTGATTCGACGTGACTATGAAGGTGTATTTTTAATCCTCTGAAGATGTGATGAAATACTTGGATAAGGGTACAGTCTTTAAAATGATGCTGCGTCGTACAAGTTTTCTTCTTCCATGGTGTCAGTTCATTTACTGGTCAGGGAATGGTAATAGTATGGTAGTAGTCTAAGCCAAATGTCCTGATGACAGTCCAACTGTTATATACAGTATCACATGTGACATGTAAAAACAACTTAATCGCTCTTTTTGGCATTTTGCTGCTAGATTTATCAGTAAATAGTAATTTTCAGAATATCAGATGTATTTCCATCCAGCTCTTTTTTTTGTCCTGTACTCTTTAAAATAAACCATCAAACAAGTGTTTttaagaaggaaaaaaaactgCTGAGACGAAATAGGCATACATTGTTGTTTTAGTCTCAAATATCCCTAGTAGCTGTAATACTAGTCTCTTAATATCCAATTTTCAGCTACAGTTCACtctgaagggatagttcatccagaAATGAAAAAACCTCTTCACCATTGTAATGAcagactttttatttttgggtgaacggtCCCTTTAATATGGTATATGACAATCGGTTATCTGGTGTAATCTGTTTACAAATGCATGAAGTAATATGACATATGCACACCTATAAAatgcaaattaaaaatgaattttgattaagtgtgatttttttttttattcactgaatgtggactgttttgagaacgtgAGAATGAAgcatatcactttttttttttcaaactataGATGCTGAAAGAAATAATGCATGGTATATAATTGGTTGAAAAATGTAACCAAACTACTGGTCTCTGAGTAGTTTTATATAACCGCTCAAGtgttatgctgccttcacgtgctatcggaaatttgatatttcccacttctgaagttgtaattatgagctcatcgcattcaaaatgggagggcgttcatgtgcaattttttttttttttttttacttaggaaactcgtatttacaACGTGAAGGCAACATTAATAGTCAGTACATCAATACGTCTTCCAAAACGTGTTTTTGCCTTAGCCTGATACACTATGGCAagcctattataagtgtttatattttagacctaaCGGAATAGTTTTCACAGGAAATTGCATACATACGTCACTCACCCGTGCGTGGCTCGTCATATCCGCAA encodes:
- the cndp2 gene encoding cytosolic non-specific dipeptidase; the protein is MSYLPTLFKYVDEHQDQYVERLAEWVAVQSVSAWPEKRGEIKKMMEMAAKDIERLGGTVEMADIGMQKLPSGEEIPLPPIVLGRLGSDPGKKTVCIYGHLDVQPANIEDGWDSPPFTLVEKDGKMYGRGSTDDKGPVLAWFNIIESYQKIGQDLPINIKFCFEGMEESGSEGLDDLVFSRKDTFFKDVDYVCISDNYWLGKTKPCITYGLRGICYFFIEMECCDKDLHSGVFGGSVHEAMTDLIALMGTLVDNKGKILVPGLYDHVAKLTDEEKKLYEKIEFDMEEYAKDVGAGKLLHDSKEQILMHRWRYPSLSLHGIEGAFSESGAKTVIPRKVIGKFSIRLVPDMDPKVVEKQVITHLESKFAELKSPNKLKVYMGHGAKAWVSDFNHPHYMAGRKAMKTVFGVEPDLTREGGSIPVTLTFQEATGQNVMLLPVGSSDDGAHSQNEKLNRSNYIQGTKMLGAYFYEVSQLS